A window from Nitrospira sp. ND1 encodes these proteins:
- a CDS encoding NIL domain-containing protein has product MTSLRFHIRFPENKIKEPIIYQIGHEFKVVTNVRRADVRETTGWMDLELTGETEEIERAIDGIRTKGCVVDPIELNVVE; this is encoded by the coding sequence ATGACCAGCCTACGCTTTCATATTCGTTTTCCCGAGAACAAGATCAAGGAGCCGATCATTTATCAGATCGGCCATGAGTTCAAGGTCGTGACCAACGTGCGTCGGGCCGATGTGCGGGAGACGACCGGGTGGATGGATCTCGAACTGACCGGCGAGACCGAAGAAATCGAACGCGCCATCGACGGCATCCGCACCAAAGGCTGCGTCGTCGATCCCATTGAATTGAACGTAGTGGAATAA
- the moeB gene encoding molybdopterin-synthase adenylyltransferase MoeB — translation MEFTEQQIQRYSRHIILNEVGGKGQVKLSKAKVLLIGAGGLGSPAALYLAAAGIGTIGLVDGDVVDLSNLQRQILHTTATIGVPKVESGRRMLSAINPDITIKTYQLNVDTENILGLVSDYDIVLDGSDNFTTRFLVNDACFFARKTLISASMFRFEGQLTTIKPHAGYPCYRCLYPEPPPAGLVPNCQEAGVLGVLAGTMGILQASEAIKEILGIGETIADKLVIYDALEMKFRKVSRPKDPRCPLCSATPTIKDLGGDYSVACTI, via the coding sequence ATGGAATTTACCGAACAACAAATACAGCGCTATAGCCGGCACATCATCCTCAACGAGGTCGGCGGCAAGGGACAGGTCAAACTGTCCAAGGCCAAGGTCCTCCTGATCGGAGCCGGGGGACTCGGCTCGCCCGCAGCCCTGTATCTGGCGGCTGCCGGCATCGGCACCATCGGCCTGGTGGACGGCGACGTGGTGGATCTCTCGAACCTCCAGCGGCAGATTCTCCATACGACTGCCACCATCGGCGTGCCCAAGGTGGAATCCGGGAGAAGGATGCTGTCGGCCATCAACCCCGACATCACGATCAAGACCTATCAGCTAAACGTCGATACCGAGAATATTCTTGGACTCGTGTCCGACTATGACATCGTGCTGGACGGCTCCGACAATTTCACCACGCGCTTCCTCGTGAACGATGCCTGTTTCTTCGCCAGAAAGACACTCATCTCGGCCAGCATGTTTCGCTTCGAGGGACAGCTCACAACCATCAAGCCGCATGCCGGCTACCCTTGCTACCGGTGTCTCTACCCGGAACCGCCGCCGGCCGGATTGGTCCCGAACTGTCAGGAAGCCGGTGTATTGGGGGTCCTGGCCGGAACCATGGGCATCCTACAAGCCTCTGAAGCCATCAAGGAAATTCTGGGCATCGGCGAGACAATCGCGGACAAGCTCGTGATCTACGATGCGCTGGAGATGAAGTTCCGGAAAGTGTCGCGCCCGAAAGACCCGCGTTGCCCTCTCTGCAGCGCCACGCCGACGATCAAAGACTTGGGCGGGGACTACAGCGTCGCCTGCACCATCTGA
- a CDS encoding Mov34/MPN/PAD-1 family protein, with protein sequence MPDLSIPQHILDQIVAHARELAPFECCGLLAGTNKTVTHLYRITNIVAVEGAEKLSTFDDDKVAHLERLSPEERAEIAFVMDMGDFSAAKKDIRKNGLDLQVVYHSHPKDPARPSHTDIKIATDYEEIWERINLPVPAYLLVSLMHSPAADIRTYWIADGKVRPADVHIM encoded by the coding sequence ATGCCCGATCTATCGATTCCGCAACACATCCTGGATCAGATCGTCGCGCATGCGCGCGAGTTGGCGCCGTTCGAATGCTGCGGCCTGCTCGCCGGCACGAACAAGACCGTCACACACCTCTACCGCATCACCAACATCGTGGCCGTCGAAGGCGCGGAAAAACTCTCCACCTTTGATGACGACAAGGTCGCCCATCTTGAACGGCTGTCCCCGGAAGAGCGAGCTGAGATCGCCTTCGTGATGGACATGGGGGATTTTTCGGCCGCTAAGAAAGACATCCGCAAGAATGGCTTGGACCTTCAAGTGGTCTACCATTCCCATCCGAAAGACCCGGCGCGCCCCTCGCACACCGACATCAAGATCGCCACCGATTACGAAGAAATCTGGGAACGCATCAATCTCCCCGTCCCCGCCTATCTCCTCGTGTCACTCATGCACTCCCCCGCAGCGGATATTCGCACCTACTGGATCGCCGACGGCAAGGTTCGCCCTGCCGACGTGCATATCATGTAG
- a CDS encoding ABC transporter ATP-binding protein, translated as MSSLLRVLSYLKPFRMLAVVTFVCAGLATALELVPPYLVKIVIDDVIQSKRPEMLPWVLGALLGSYVLRNLMSSMRVRFNNLLEQKAVHALRMQVFGALQRLSLSYFENRSTGEIMTRVTSDTEHVERIFVDGLEGLLTASLTLVGITIMMFFLNWKLALLSLLPIPILIVCAAWFTRRVHGYYAEIRKSVADLNAYLQDALSGIKETIGFNQHEYERERFETLSQTYSQNSLRAMFLWSWYWPGMVFVGSTGTVLILWYGAGEVLAGELTVGQLVMFLSYLGLFYTPINEIHSLNHMLQHALAASERVFEILDTKTEVEDRPGAVRPVERLRGAVEYRHVGFGYRKDGTVLSDVNLTVRPGERIALVGPSGAGKTSLLKLLMRFYDVRSGAVLVDGHDVRELPLDFLRGQIGLVQQEPFLFNGTVRQNIVYSDLSAGHERVEAAARAARAHDFITRLPDGYDSWIGERGVKLSVGQKQRVSIARVLLKDPPIVIFDEATSNIDTETEVKIREALNDLTKGRTTFIIAHRLATLHDVDRIIVVERGTIVEEGDHEALMKRGGVYAGLYEAQFKI; from the coding sequence GTGAGCTCGCTTCTACGCGTTCTGTCTTACCTCAAGCCGTTCCGGATGCTGGCGGTGGTGACCTTCGTGTGCGCGGGGCTCGCCACGGCGCTGGAACTGGTTCCGCCGTATCTCGTCAAAATCGTCATCGACGATGTGATCCAGTCGAAGCGTCCTGAGATGTTGCCCTGGGTGTTGGGAGCGCTCCTCGGCTCCTATGTCCTGCGGAACCTGATGAGCTCGATGCGGGTCCGGTTCAATAATCTGCTCGAACAGAAGGCCGTGCACGCATTGCGCATGCAGGTGTTCGGGGCGCTGCAACGCTTGTCGTTGAGCTATTTCGAGAACCGCTCGACGGGCGAGATCATGACCCGCGTGACCAGCGATACCGAACATGTCGAACGGATTTTCGTCGACGGGCTCGAGGGATTGCTGACGGCCTCGCTGACCCTGGTCGGCATCACGATCATGATGTTTTTCCTGAACTGGAAGCTCGCGCTGCTTTCGCTGCTGCCCATTCCGATCCTGATCGTCTGTGCCGCCTGGTTTACCCGACGGGTGCACGGGTACTACGCCGAGATCCGCAAAAGTGTGGCGGACCTCAATGCCTATCTTCAGGATGCCCTGTCGGGCATCAAGGAGACCATCGGCTTCAATCAGCACGAGTATGAACGCGAACGGTTCGAGACATTGAGCCAGACATACAGTCAGAACAGCCTGCGGGCCATGTTCCTGTGGTCCTGGTACTGGCCGGGTATGGTGTTTGTGGGCAGCACCGGCACGGTGTTGATCCTGTGGTACGGCGCGGGGGAAGTGCTGGCCGGAGAACTGACGGTCGGTCAGTTGGTGATGTTCCTCTCCTACCTCGGGCTCTTTTATACGCCGATCAACGAAATCCACTCGTTGAATCACATGCTGCAGCATGCGTTGGCGGCCAGTGAGCGCGTGTTCGAGATCCTGGATACCAAAACGGAGGTTGAAGACCGGCCCGGCGCGGTGCGGCCCGTCGAGCGGCTGAGAGGCGCGGTGGAGTATCGGCATGTGGGGTTCGGCTACCGGAAGGACGGCACCGTCTTGTCCGATGTGAATCTCACGGTCAGGCCGGGCGAACGGATCGCCCTGGTCGGGCCGAGCGGAGCGGGCAAAACATCGCTCTTGAAGCTGTTGATGCGGTTTTACGACGTACGTAGCGGGGCGGTGCTGGTCGATGGGCATGATGTGCGAGAGCTGCCGCTAGACTTTTTGAGAGGGCAGATCGGCCTGGTGCAGCAGGAGCCCTTTCTCTTCAACGGCACCGTGCGCCAGAATATCGTCTATAGCGACCTCTCGGCCGGCCATGAGCGTGTGGAAGCGGCCGCCCGTGCGGCGCGTGCCCATGACTTTATCACCCGACTGCCGGACGGGTATGATAGCTGGATCGGGGAGCGCGGGGTGAAATTGTCGGTTGGCCAGAAGCAGCGGGTCTCGATCGCGCGCGTGCTGCTGAAAGATCCGCCCATCGTGATCTTCGACGAGGCTACCTCCAATATCGATACTGAAACCGAGGTGAAGATTCGTGAAGCCCTGAACGATCTCACCAAAGGGCGAACGACCTTCATCATTGCACACCGCCTGGCCACCCTGCATGACGTGGATCGCATCATCGTGGTGGAGCGCGGGACGATTGTCGAGGAAGGCGACCACGAGGCCCTGATGAAACGGGGCGGGGTGTATGCGGGGCTGTATGAGGCCCAGTTTAAAATTTAA
- the def gene encoding peptide deformylase yields the protein MAILAISKLGNPILRQKALPLTPAEIKKAAFQQLIDDMFETMYDEPGIGLAAPQVGRSQQLVVMDCPGEGGFPKTVLINPTIQFYGPEQVEGWEGCLSVDGLRGKVTRPSTVRVTGLDRNGKPFDFEASGLYAVCIQHELDHLIGKLFIDRMTDFSTLTQMDEFQKYWQKEPASVI from the coding sequence ATGGCGATATTGGCAATCAGTAAACTCGGTAACCCGATTCTCCGGCAGAAGGCCCTGCCTCTGACCCCGGCGGAGATAAAAAAAGCCGCGTTCCAGCAACTTATCGACGACATGTTTGAAACCATGTACGACGAACCGGGGATCGGTTTAGCCGCTCCGCAGGTGGGACGATCACAGCAACTTGTCGTGATGGATTGCCCCGGTGAAGGCGGTTTTCCCAAGACGGTGCTCATCAATCCGACGATCCAGTTTTACGGGCCCGAGCAGGTCGAAGGCTGGGAAGGCTGCTTGAGCGTCGACGGGTTGCGAGGCAAAGTGACGCGTCCCTCGACCGTTCGAGTGACCGGGCTGGATCGGAATGGGAAGCCGTTCGATTTCGAAGCCAGCGGCTTGTACGCCGTCTGTATTCAACATGAGCTGGACCATCTCATCGGTAAGCTGTTCATCGACCGCATGACCGACTTTTCCACCCTCACCCAGATGGATGAATTTCAGAAGTATTGGCAGAAGGAACCGGCCAGTGTCATCTGA
- a CDS encoding HEAT repeat domain-containing protein: MMGARQQMVGRLLVRGLVCLGLVGITVDQAWSDATVWPVQMPYEAPPKSEPVPDVSVAPNTKALTPEELQRAEALLPLLEGKQEFWAMGEFVHLGEPVLPVVTKALAMPGPRIRYNAIETLSMIKSPAAVPALLDTAKLGTELPRIREHALRVAVRLDPMQAAPAIEAMAKDANASIRKAAAVESRYVRRKEVIQPLIDLLGDDERFVALSAVQSLWTLTRHETEFHDWDASNKQDRQAWAQEWIEWWNQSKETFEMPEPKSRKRAG; the protein is encoded by the coding sequence ATGATGGGAGCGAGGCAGCAGATGGTCGGTCGATTGTTGGTTCGGGGCCTGGTGTGCCTGGGCTTGGTGGGAATCACTGTGGATCAAGCCTGGTCCGACGCTACCGTGTGGCCGGTGCAGATGCCGTATGAGGCGCCGCCCAAGTCCGAGCCGGTCCCGGATGTCTCGGTGGCCCCCAATACCAAGGCCCTGACGCCTGAGGAACTGCAGCGGGCCGAGGCGCTGTTGCCGTTGTTGGAGGGAAAACAAGAATTCTGGGCGATGGGAGAATTCGTGCATCTGGGAGAGCCGGTCCTGCCGGTGGTGACCAAGGCGCTGGCCATGCCCGGCCCGCGGATACGGTACAATGCCATTGAGACCCTCTCCATGATCAAGTCTCCGGCTGCCGTGCCGGCTCTGCTGGATACGGCGAAGCTGGGGACCGAACTGCCTCGCATTCGTGAGCATGCGCTCCGGGTCGCAGTGCGGCTCGATCCGATGCAGGCCGCGCCCGCCATTGAAGCGATGGCGAAAGATGCCAATGCGTCGATTCGGAAGGCGGCGGCGGTTGAATCGCGGTATGTGCGTCGGAAAGAGGTGATTCAGCCCCTCATCGATCTGCTGGGGGACGACGAACGGTTCGTGGCCCTGTCCGCCGTGCAGTCGCTCTGGACCTTGACCCGGCATGAGACGGAGTTTCACGATTGGGATGCCTCCAACAAGCAGGATCGCCAGGCTTGGGCGCAGGAATGGATCGAATGGTGGAACCAGTCGAAAGAGACGTTTGAAATGCCGGAACCGAAGAGCCGGAAACGGGCCGGTTGA
- a CDS encoding efflux RND transporter permease subunit — translation MIVRIVELSLVQRFLICALGFSLLFGGLYAFQQLDIVAYPDPSPPMVEVITQFPGWSAEEIERQITIPIEVALNGMPGLTDIRSLSIFGLSDVKIYFDFGTQYFFDRQEVINRLATVSLPQNVQPALSPWWAIAEIYRYELAGDGKTSLTDLKTIQDWQVRREFRRVPGIIDVTAFGGTTQEYHVDIDPGKLISYQVSLAQVMEALTNSNANVGGNYLTVGAQNYNIRGLGLINGLADIENVMVAEKEGTPIFVKTLGTVSVGHRVRLGKVGIDDNDDVVEGVILLQRGYKALSVLERVREKVEELNKWKLPEGVKVKTFYDRTALIHTTVETVTDILISGMVLVFVILFVFLGHFRASLIVALTIPMSLLFTFTMMVMIGQSANLISLGSIDFGIIVDATLVMVESIFFHLGHDRRLGLTVPQQIVRAARQVGQPIFFSTAIIVVAFIPLFTMTGVPGKIFAPMSITYGFALFGALLMAFTLAPVLCSLLLTGVVKEEDTRFVGAIRRTYLAVLQWALRHNVKVIGAALLLLVGAFGALQFIGGEFMPALEEGNLWVRATMPVDISYDEAARLTGEIRQMFRQSPEVVTIVSQLGRPDDGTDPTSFFNAEFLANLKPQKEWRPGLSKDQLVEEIEARLKVIPGIVFNFSQVIQDNVEEAMSGVKGENSIKLFGNDLKTMEAKAVEVEAVMKGVRGVKDLGIFRLVGQPNLLIQVDREASARYGLRVSDVNAVVQAAVGGQGVTQVYEGERLFDLVVRFLPEFRRDAETIGNILVNTPDGARIPLKQVATIRTQTGAFIIYRENNERYIPIKFSVRDRDLESTVKEAQTKMAQAVSLPERYRLEWAGQYDQLTAEQKRLTMIVPVSLVIILFLLYTTFNSLTNALLVLVTVPFALIGGIFSLVFTGTHFSISAAVGVISTLGVAILGGVLLISRIEDFRRHGLDLREAVLKGADVQMRPILMATLAAAIGLLPAALATGIGSQAQQPLARVVVGGMLTAAVLILVVLPVLYEVVHRRTASTRTVEAE, via the coding sequence GTGGAGGTGATCACGCAATTTCCCGGCTGGTCCGCGGAAGAGATCGAGCGGCAAATCACCATTCCCATCGAGGTTGCCTTAAACGGGATGCCGGGTCTCACCGATATTCGCTCCTTATCGATTTTCGGGTTGAGCGACGTGAAGATCTATTTCGACTTCGGGACGCAATACTTCTTCGACCGGCAGGAAGTCATCAATCGCCTGGCCACGGTCAGTCTTCCTCAAAACGTGCAGCCGGCCTTGTCGCCCTGGTGGGCGATTGCAGAGATCTACCGCTATGAACTGGCCGGAGACGGGAAGACGAGTCTGACCGACCTCAAGACGATCCAGGATTGGCAGGTCCGGCGAGAGTTCCGGCGTGTGCCGGGGATCATCGATGTGACGGCCTTCGGAGGCACGACCCAGGAATATCACGTCGATATCGATCCCGGGAAGTTGATCAGTTATCAAGTCAGCCTCGCGCAGGTCATGGAGGCCTTGACCAACAGCAACGCCAACGTCGGCGGCAACTACCTCACCGTCGGCGCCCAGAACTACAACATTCGCGGCCTCGGGTTGATCAACGGTTTGGCGGATATCGAAAATGTGATGGTGGCCGAAAAGGAAGGCACCCCCATTTTCGTCAAGACGCTGGGAACCGTGTCGGTGGGTCATCGGGTGCGGTTGGGCAAGGTCGGCATCGACGACAACGACGACGTCGTGGAAGGGGTGATCCTCTTGCAGCGCGGATACAAGGCGCTGTCCGTGCTGGAGCGGGTCCGGGAAAAGGTCGAGGAACTGAACAAGTGGAAATTGCCGGAAGGGGTGAAGGTCAAGACCTTCTACGACCGGACGGCCCTGATCCATACCACGGTTGAAACGGTCACCGATATTTTGATCAGCGGCATGGTCCTGGTCTTCGTGATTCTGTTCGTGTTTCTCGGTCATTTCCGTGCGTCGCTCATCGTGGCGTTGACCATTCCCATGTCGCTGCTGTTCACCTTCACGATGATGGTGATGATCGGACAGTCCGCCAACCTCATTTCGCTCGGCTCGATCGATTTCGGCATCATCGTCGATGCGACCCTGGTGATGGTGGAAAGTATCTTTTTCCATCTCGGCCACGATCGCCGTCTGGGCCTGACCGTGCCGCAGCAGATCGTGCGCGCGGCTCGCCAGGTTGGGCAGCCGATTTTCTTTTCGACGGCGATCATTGTGGTGGCGTTCATTCCCCTGTTCACGATGACCGGCGTGCCCGGGAAGATTTTTGCGCCGATGTCCATTACCTATGGTTTTGCCCTCTTCGGCGCGCTGCTCATGGCCTTTACGCTGGCACCGGTGCTGTGCTCGCTGCTGCTGACGGGTGTGGTCAAGGAAGAAGATACGCGGTTTGTCGGCGCGATTCGCCGGACCTATCTGGCCGTGTTGCAATGGGCCTTGCGCCACAACGTGAAAGTCATCGGCGCGGCGCTGTTGCTGCTGGTCGGAGCATTCGGGGCGCTGCAATTCATCGGTGGAGAATTCATGCCGGCGTTGGAGGAGGGGAACCTCTGGGTCCGCGCGACCATGCCGGTCGATATTTCTTACGACGAGGCCGCCCGCTTGACCGGAGAAATCCGGCAGATGTTCCGGCAGTCGCCCGAGGTCGTCACGATCGTGTCTCAGCTCGGGAGACCCGACGACGGGACCGACCCCACGAGTTTCTTCAACGCGGAGTTCCTCGCAAATCTGAAGCCGCAGAAGGAGTGGCGGCCGGGACTCAGCAAGGACCAGTTGGTGGAAGAGATCGAGGCGCGGCTGAAGGTCATTCCCGGGATCGTCTTCAACTTCTCCCAGGTCATTCAAGACAATGTGGAAGAGGCCATGTCGGGTGTGAAGGGGGAGAATTCCATCAAGTTATTCGGCAACGACCTGAAGACCATGGAGGCGAAGGCCGTCGAAGTCGAAGCGGTGATGAAGGGGGTCCGAGGCGTTAAGGATTTGGGAATTTTCCGGTTAGTAGGACAGCCCAATCTGCTGATTCAGGTGGATCGGGAAGCCAGCGCCCGATATGGGTTGCGCGTGTCCGACGTCAACGCGGTGGTGCAGGCGGCGGTGGGCGGTCAGGGGGTGACGCAGGTCTACGAGGGCGAGCGCCTGTTCGATCTGGTGGTTCGGTTTCTTCCCGAGTTTCGACGGGATGCCGAGACCATCGGCAATATTCTGGTGAATACGCCGGACGGTGCGCGGATTCCCCTGAAACAGGTGGCGACGATCAGAACTCAGACCGGCGCATTCATCATTTATCGGGAAAACAACGAACGGTATATTCCGATCAAGTTCAGCGTCCGCGACCGCGACCTGGAGAGCACGGTGAAGGAGGCCCAGACCAAGATGGCTCAAGCGGTTTCGCTCCCGGAACGGTATCGGCTTGAATGGGCCGGTCAGTACGATCAACTCACGGCCGAACAAAAACGCCTGACGATGATCGTGCCGGTGAGTCTGGTGATCATCCTGTTTCTCCTCTACACGACCTTCAACTCTCTGACGAACGCGCTGCTGGTGTTGGTCACAGTGCCGTTTGCGTTGATCGGCGGTATTTTCTCGCTCGTCTTCACCGGAACCCACTTCAGCATCTCTGCAGCGGTGGGGGTGATTTCGACGCTGGGAGTAGCGATTCTCGGAGGAGTCCTGCTAATCTCACGCATTGAGGATTTTCGTCGGCATGGGCTCGATTTGCGAGAGGCCGTCTTGAAGGGGGCGGATGTGCAGATGCGTCCCATTCTCATGGCCACGCTCGCCGCGGCCATCGGGTTGCTTCCTGCAGCGTTGGCCACAGGGATCGGCTCGCAGGCACAACAACCGCTGGCCCGGGTGGTGGTGGGTGGTATGCTGACTGCGGCGGTGTTGATCCTGGTTGTGCTGCCGGTCTTGTATGAAGTCGTGCATCGTCGCACGGCGAGCACGCGCACGGTCGAAGCAGAGTAG